The proteins below come from a single Caenibius sp. WL genomic window:
- the rsmA gene encoding 16S rRNA (adenine(1518)-N(6)/adenine(1519)-N(6))-dimethyltransferase RsmA, producing the protein MDRITPTLPPIREVIARHGLSASKALGQNFLLDEQLLDRIAAIPGPLQGKPVLEVGPGPGGLTRALLRAGARVTAIEMDPRCLPALAELDEAFPGQLRVIQGDALAIDPATLFEEPYVVVANLPYNVGTALFTGWLSGQEWPPRWASLTLMFQLEVAQRITAAAGDSAYGRLAVLAQWRSAAKLAMKVHRSAFTPPPKVMSAIVHVTPAEMPGGVSARMLERVTEAAFGQRRKMLRQSLKALPGAVDALDALGIDPVRRAETLSVAEFVAIARVLSNG; encoded by the coding sequence ATGGACCGCATAACGCCCACCCTCCCCCCCATCCGTGAAGTGATCGCCCGCCATGGGCTTTCCGCGTCCAAGGCGCTGGGGCAGAATTTCCTCCTCGACGAACAGTTGCTCGATCGGATCGCCGCCATTCCCGGTCCGTTACAGGGCAAGCCGGTGCTGGAAGTCGGCCCCGGCCCCGGCGGGTTGACCCGCGCGCTGCTGCGTGCCGGGGCACGGGTGACAGCCATCGAGATGGACCCACGCTGCCTGCCCGCGCTGGCCGAACTGGACGAGGCATTCCCCGGCCAGTTGCGCGTGATCCAGGGTGATGCGCTGGCCATCGATCCGGCCACTCTGTTCGAAGAACCCTATGTCGTGGTGGCCAACCTGCCGTACAATGTCGGCACGGCGCTGTTCACCGGCTGGCTTTCCGGGCAGGAATGGCCACCGCGCTGGGCCAGCCTGACGCTGATGTTCCAACTGGAAGTGGCGCAGCGGATCACGGCGGCGGCGGGCGATTCCGCCTATGGCCGTCTGGCGGTGCTGGCGCAGTGGCGCTCTGCCGCGAAACTGGCGATGAAAGTGCACCGCAGCGCTTTCACGCCGCCGCCCAAAGTGATGAGCGCGATTGTCCACGTAACTCCCGCCGAAATGCCCGGCGGCGTTTCGGCCCGGATGCTGGAGCGCGTGACCGAGGCCGCTTTCGGCCAGCGGCGCAAGATGCTGCGGCAAAGCCTCAAGGCGCTGCCCGGCGCGGTGGATGCGTTGGATGCGCTGGGGATCGATCCCGTCCGCCGCGCCGAAACGCTGTCAGTCGCCGAATTCGTGGCTATCGCCCGCGTGCTCTCCAACGGCTGA
- a CDS encoding peptidylprolyl isomerase, with protein MTTLHKTPSRRVAFCTAFAFLLSGVSPLSAQDADNAATAADAAAPASGLNIPQNVQIFGKNDPNNRRAAVRVNGEIITGTDIDQRLALILSANNQTIGAEEKERLRLQVLRNLIDETLQIQEAKALKIEVDQAEIDQTYARVAAQNFGQNTQAMDAYLVKIGSSPASLKRQIQGELAWQRLLRRNVQPFVNVSEEEVKELLQRMQAQRGTSEYRIGEIYLSANAQNRAAVLENAKKIVQQLGQGASFVAYARQFSEASTAAVGGDLGWVRLAQLPAELSTVARDMERGQLVGPIDVPGGFSILYLIDKRQVLMADARDALLSLKQISLPLAPGTTDAQAQQKAAAFAQNVKQMKGCGDVDAAAQAMGAHVVANDNIRIRDLPAPLQQVMMSLQIGQTTPPFGSAKEGVSVLMLCGRDEAQVNDGPSFDTLMSQMEDERVNKRAQRYLRDLRRDAVIEYD; from the coding sequence ATGACGACCCTGCATAAGACTCCTTCCCGGCGCGTTGCCTTCTGCACCGCGTTCGCTTTCCTCCTCTCGGGCGTTTCCCCGCTCAGCGCGCAGGACGCGGACAATGCGGCCACGGCCGCCGATGCGGCTGCGCCCGCCAGCGGGCTCAACATTCCGCAGAATGTGCAGATTTTCGGGAAGAACGATCCCAACAACCGCCGCGCCGCCGTGCGTGTCAACGGTGAAATCATCACCGGCACCGATATCGATCAGCGGCTTGCCCTGATCCTTTCGGCCAACAACCAGACAATCGGCGCGGAAGAAAAGGAACGCCTGCGGTTGCAGGTCCTGCGCAATCTGATCGACGAAACCTTGCAGATCCAGGAAGCCAAAGCGCTCAAGATCGAAGTCGACCAGGCGGAAATCGACCAGACCTATGCGCGGGTCGCGGCGCAGAACTTCGGCCAGAACACACAGGCGATGGACGCCTATCTGGTCAAGATCGGTTCCTCGCCCGCCTCGCTCAAGCGGCAGATTCAGGGCGAACTCGCCTGGCAGCGCCTGCTGCGCCGCAACGTGCAGCCCTTCGTCAACGTCTCGGAAGAGGAAGTGAAGGAACTGCTGCAACGGATGCAGGCCCAGCGCGGCACCAGCGAATACCGCATCGGTGAAATCTATCTCTCGGCCAATGCGCAGAACCGCGCCGCCGTGCTGGAAAACGCCAAGAAAATCGTCCAGCAGCTCGGCCAAGGCGCCAGTTTCGTGGCCTATGCGCGCCAGTTTTCCGAAGCGTCGACCGCGGCGGTGGGCGGCGATCTCGGCTGGGTCCGGCTGGCGCAACTGCCCGCGGAACTCTCGACTGTCGCACGGGACATGGAACGCGGCCAGCTCGTCGGGCCGATCGACGTGCCCGGCGGTTTCTCGATCCTCTACCTGATCGACAAGCGCCAGGTGCTGATGGCCGATGCGCGCGATGCGCTGCTCAGCCTCAAGCAGATTTCGCTGCCGCTCGCGCCGGGCACCACCGATGCGCAGGCCCAGCAGAAAGCCGCCGCTTTCGCCCAGAACGTCAAGCAGATGAAGGGCTGCGGCGATGTCGACGCAGCGGCCCAGGCGATGGGCGCGCATGTCGTGGCCAACGACAATATCCGCATCCGCGATCTGCCCGCACCGCTCCAGCAGGTGATGATGTCGCTGCAGATCGGGCAGACGACCCCGCCTTTCGGCTCGGCCAAGGAAGGCGTCAGCGTCCTGATGCTGTGCGGCCGCGATGAAGCGCAGGTCAACGATGGCCCCAGCTTCGACACGCTGATGTCGCAGATGGAAGATGAACGCGTCAACAAGCGCGCGCAGCGATACCTGCGCGACCTGCGCCGCGACGCCGTGATCGAATACGATTGA
- a CDS encoding NUDIX hydrolase codes for MTDSDADTPERVVWQGRFITAKTKGRWEFVSRSRGIRAAVILAVEHGHVILVEQYRVPLGRPCIELPAGLVGDDDSAPGEDALAAAGRELEEETGYRAAMLEDCGEFYSSPGMVSESFQLVRARGLVKVGPGGGVEGENIVTHRVALDALPAFLATQRQAGKAIDVRLLLLLGPHLLD; via the coding sequence ATGACCGACTCCGATGCCGACACCCCCGAACGCGTGGTCTGGCAAGGCCGCTTCATCACCGCCAAAACCAAGGGCCGGTGGGAATTCGTCTCCCGCTCGCGCGGTATCCGCGCGGCAGTAATCCTCGCGGTGGAGCATGGCCACGTCATCCTCGTCGAACAGTATCGCGTGCCGCTGGGCCGCCCCTGCATCGAACTGCCCGCCGGGCTGGTCGGCGATGATGACAGCGCGCCGGGCGAAGATGCCCTGGCCGCCGCCGGGCGCGAATTGGAGGAAGAAACCGGCTACCGCGCCGCCATGCTGGAAGATTGCGGCGAGTTCTACTCCTCCCCCGGCATGGTCAGCGAAAGCTTCCAACTGGTCCGTGCGCGGGGGCTGGTGAAAGTCGGGCCAGGCGGCGGCGTGGAAGGCGAAAACATCGTCACCCACCGGGTCGCGCTGGATGCCCTGCCCGCTTTCCTCGCCACGCAGCGGCAGGCGGGCAAGGCCATCGATGTGCGCCTGCTCCTGCTGCTGGGGCCGCATCTGTTAGATTAG
- a CDS encoding amidohydrolase, with amino-acid sequence MRLKWTLALLGMGLPLTAYAQMQMPQAQPAAPTVAQPLKLPQALPAAQVKDLKTQIDGVLLKQSNSLVTLYKDLHAHPELAFQEKATAAKLAKLMRAAGFTVTEGVGKTGVVAVLKNGEGPMILVRADMDALPMEERTGLPYASKVIADYMGNETPVAHSCGHDVHMAAWIGAARTLAAMKDKWQGTLVFVGQPAEENVSGARAMLDDGFIARFGKPDYGFALHVTPAPTGMILYRNGVTSTNSDSLDLTFHGRGGHGSTPSATIDPVLMAARFTVDVQSVISREKDADAFGVVTIGAIQAGEAGNVIPDEALLRGTIRTQNDQVRTRILDGITRTAKAVAMMAGAREPSLTIRPGGKTVVNDATLTARTVDVFKAAFGLNVQPMPQPMPGSEDYSEFVLAGIPSVYFFIGGYEKSRFEAGIKAGNLPTNHSPEFAPDPEPTISTGASALALAVLNVARPAPEVSAP; translated from the coding sequence ATGCGTTTGAAATGGACTCTTGCCTTGCTGGGGATGGGCTTGCCGTTAACCGCATATGCCCAGATGCAGATGCCGCAAGCGCAGCCCGCTGCTCCCACTGTCGCCCAGCCCCTGAAGCTGCCGCAGGCATTACCCGCTGCGCAGGTCAAGGATTTGAAAACCCAGATCGATGGCGTTCTCCTCAAGCAGTCGAACAGCCTCGTCACGCTCTATAAGGATTTGCACGCCCATCCCGAACTCGCTTTCCAGGAGAAAGCGACCGCGGCGAAGCTGGCCAAACTGATGCGCGCTGCCGGTTTCACTGTGACCGAAGGGGTCGGCAAGACCGGCGTCGTGGCCGTGTTGAAGAACGGGGAAGGGCCGATGATCCTCGTGCGGGCCGATATGGATGCCCTGCCGATGGAGGAGCGCACCGGCCTTCCTTATGCGAGCAAGGTGATCGCGGACTATATGGGCAACGAAACGCCCGTCGCGCATTCGTGCGGGCACGATGTTCACATGGCGGCGTGGATTGGCGCCGCGCGCACGCTCGCAGCGATGAAGGACAAATGGCAGGGGACGCTGGTCTTCGTCGGCCAGCCTGCGGAAGAGAACGTCTCGGGCGCGCGGGCGATGCTGGATGATGGTTTCATCGCCCGTTTCGGCAAGCCCGATTATGGCTTCGCGCTGCACGTGACCCCGGCGCCGACCGGCATGATCCTTTACCGCAACGGTGTCACCAGCACGAATTCCGACAGTCTCGATCTGACATTCCATGGCCGGGGCGGGCATGGTTCGACCCCTTCGGCGACGATCGATCCGGTGCTGATGGCCGCGCGCTTCACGGTGGACGTGCAAAGCGTGATCAGCCGGGAAAAGGATGCCGATGCGTTCGGGGTGGTCACCATCGGCGCGATCCAGGCGGGGGAAGCGGGCAATGTGATCCCCGATGAAGCGCTGCTGCGCGGCACGATCCGCACTCAGAACGATCAGGTGCGGACCAGGATTCTCGACGGCATTACCCGCACGGCCAAGGCGGTGGCGATGATGGCCGGCGCGCGCGAACCTTCGCTCACGATCCGGCCGGGCGGCAAGACGGTGGTGAACGATGCCACGCTCACCGCGCGCACGGTGGACGTGTTCAAAGCGGCGTTCGGGCTCAACGTACAGCCGATGCCCCAGCCGATGCCGGGCAGCGAGGACTATTCCGAATTCGTGCTGGCGGGCATCCCGTCGGTCTATTTCTTCATTGGCGGATACGAGAAATCGCGTTTCGAAGCGGGGATCAAGGCGGGCAACCTGCCGACGAACCATTCGCCCGAATTCGCGCCCGATCCCGAACCGACGATCAGCACCGGGGCATCGGCGCTGGCTCTGGCGGTGCTGAACGTCGCCCGGCCTGCGCCTGAAGTGTCCGCGCCCTGA
- the mscL gene encoding large conductance mechanosensitive channel protein MscL — protein MLKEFKAFIARGNVLDLAVAVIIGGAFGAIVKSLTDDIIMPIIGAIFGGLDFSNYFVLLSTPEGYTGSLTDFAELQKAGAAMIGYGAFLSTAINFLILAFIIFMLVRTANKLINRKDEPAAPTEVELLTEIRDALKKP, from the coding sequence ATGCTCAAGGAATTCAAGGCGTTCATTGCCAGAGGGAACGTCCTCGATCTCGCCGTGGCGGTGATTATCGGCGGTGCGTTCGGCGCGATCGTCAAATCGTTGACCGACGATATCATCATGCCGATTATCGGCGCGATTTTCGGCGGGCTCGATTTTTCGAACTATTTCGTCCTGTTGAGCACGCCCGAAGGCTACACCGGTTCGCTGACCGATTTCGCCGAACTGCAGAAAGCGGGCGCCGCGATGATCGGTTATGGCGCGTTCCTGAGCACGGCGATCAATTTCCTGATCCTCGCGTTCATCATTTTCATGCTGGTGCGTACGGCCAACAAGCTCATCAACCGCAAGGACGAACCCGCCGCGCCGACCGAGGTGGAACTGCTGACGGAAATCCGCGACGCTTTGAAGAAACCCTGA
- the pdxA gene encoding 4-hydroxythreonine-4-phosphate dehydrogenase PdxA, whose protein sequence is MMHPALAVSLGDPAGVGPELICAAWVRRETDALRPFFAVGGANLLAAAARQRGLALSVQPITDPAEAAAVFPHALPVLGQDEAPYRPGAPDTIGAHLALSSLTLGTRLAVKGQAAGIVTGPIAKARLADIGFRHPGQTEFVAEACGIAPQDAVMMLAGPQLRTVPVTVHCSLASVPGLISQELICNRARITAAGLRRDFGIASPRLAICALNPHAGEEGRMGDEEQRIIAPAIAALQAEGIDATGPHPADSLFAPHARDSFDVALCMYHDQALIPLKALDFDNGVNMTLGLPVVRTSPDHGTAFGIAGTGQADPGAMIAAIRMAGAAAARRRLHPAD, encoded by the coding sequence ATGATGCATCCGGCGCTCGCGGTTTCGCTCGGCGATCCCGCCGGCGTGGGGCCAGAACTGATCTGTGCCGCCTGGGTCCGGCGCGAAACCGATGCACTGCGCCCGTTCTTCGCGGTGGGTGGGGCGAACCTGCTGGCCGCCGCAGCGCGCCAGCGGGGGCTCGCCCTCAGCGTGCAACCGATCACCGACCCTGCGGAAGCCGCCGCCGTCTTCCCTCATGCCCTGCCCGTGCTCGGCCAGGATGAAGCGCCCTATCGCCCCGGCGCGCCCGATACCATCGGCGCGCATCTGGCGCTCAGTTCGCTTACTCTGGGCACGCGGCTGGCGGTCAAGGGGCAAGCGGCAGGCATCGTCACCGGGCCGATCGCCAAGGCGCGGCTGGCCGATATCGGCTTCCGCCATCCTGGGCAGACCGAATTCGTCGCCGAAGCCTGCGGCATCGCCCCGCAGGACGCGGTTATGATGTTGGCGGGCCCGCAACTGCGCACTGTGCCGGTCACCGTCCATTGTTCCCTGGCCAGCGTGCCCGGTCTGATATCGCAAGAGCTGATCTGCAACCGCGCGCGCATCACCGCCGCCGGGCTGCGCCGCGATTTCGGCATCGCCAGCCCGCGCCTGGCCATCTGCGCGCTCAATCCCCACGCAGGCGAAGAAGGCCGCATGGGGGACGAGGAACAGCGGATCATCGCCCCGGCCATCGCCGCTCTGCAAGCGGAAGGGATCGACGCCACGGGCCCCCATCCGGCGGATTCGCTGTTCGCCCCCCACGCCCGCGACAGTTTCGATGTGGCGCTGTGCATGTATCACGATCAGGCGCTGATCCCGCTCAAGGCGCTCGATTTCGACAATGGGGTGAATATGACGCTGGGCCTGCCGGTCGTGCGCACTTCGCCCGATCACGGCACCGCGTTCGGGATTGCGGGGACCGGGCAGGCCGATCCTGGCGCGATGATCGCGGCAATCCGCATGGCCGGCGCGGCGGCTGCGCGGCGGCGGCTGCATCCGGCGGATTGA
- a CDS encoding LemA family protein, producing MPQLRNILVAFVALALSACGVNTIPTAEENAKARWADVEAAFQERANLVPNLAAVAKGAAEQEKAILTGVVEARAKATSIQLSADDLTDPAKMAQFSAAQEQLSQSLAGFGRLLANFERYPELKSIANYQMLQSQLEGQENRIRITIRDYNQAVQQYNTTIRTFPNIIGAKLIYGAKPMATYKAATPGADVAPSLEGKI from the coding sequence ATGCCGCAGTTGCGCAATATTCTCGTCGCCTTTGTCGCGCTCGCCCTTTCGGCGTGCGGCGTCAACACTATCCCGACCGCGGAAGAAAACGCCAAGGCGCGCTGGGCCGACGTGGAGGCCGCGTTCCAGGAACGCGCCAATCTCGTCCCCAATCTCGCCGCCGTGGCCAAAGGCGCGGCCGAGCAGGAAAAGGCCATTCTGACTGGTGTGGTGGAAGCCCGCGCCAAAGCCACCAGCATCCAGCTTTCCGCCGACGATCTGACCGATCCGGCCAAGATGGCGCAGTTTTCCGCCGCGCAGGAACAGCTTTCGCAGTCGCTGGCCGGATTTGGCCGCCTGCTGGCCAATTTCGAACGGTATCCCGAACTGAAAAGCATCGCCAACTACCAGATGCTGCAAAGCCAGCTTGAAGGGCAGGAAAACCGCATCCGGATCACGATCCGCGACTACAATCAGGCGGTGCAGCAATACAACACCACGATCCGCACATTCCCGAACATCATCGGGGCGAAGCTGATCTACGGCGCCAAGCCGATGGCCACCTACAAGGCGGCCACGCCGGGTGCGGATGTCGCCCCCAGCCTTGAAGGCAAGATCTGA
- a CDS encoding TPM domain-containing protein, producing the protein MIAPFRRLWFALLLAFLVTGPATAQTFPALTGRVVDDAGILPPEVEAQLTTKLEALEKQSQRQLVVVTLSSLQGYEISDYGYQLGRQWGIGSKERNDGAMLIVAPNERKVRIEVGYGLEPILTDGMSFLIINNAILPRFKAGDLPGGIVAGTDAIVQQITLPEDEARALAAKADQQQQEAEEGGFPVGMLIWIAIIFLFFILPAIRGVRGGRAYRGGAPVILFPGGGFGGGRSGGFGGGGFGGGGFSGGGGSFGGGGASGSW; encoded by the coding sequence ATGATCGCGCCGTTCCGGCGTCTATGGTTCGCGCTGCTGCTGGCCTTCCTCGTCACGGGGCCAGCAACGGCGCAGACTTTCCCGGCGTTGACCGGGCGGGTCGTCGATGACGCCGGGATCCTCCCGCCCGAAGTGGAGGCGCAGCTCACCACGAAGCTGGAAGCGTTGGAAAAGCAATCGCAGCGCCAGCTTGTCGTAGTGACGCTGTCCAGCCTCCAGGGTTACGAGATTTCCGACTATGGCTATCAGCTTGGCCGCCAATGGGGGATCGGCAGCAAGGAACGCAACGATGGAGCGATGCTGATCGTCGCCCCCAACGAACGCAAAGTGCGGATCGAAGTCGGCTACGGGCTGGAACCTATCCTGACCGATGGCATGTCGTTCCTCATCATCAACAACGCCATTCTGCCGCGCTTCAAGGCGGGGGATCTGCCGGGCGGCATCGTCGCGGGCACGGATGCGATCGTGCAGCAGATCACTTTGCCCGAAGACGAAGCCCGCGCCCTGGCCGCCAAGGCGGACCAGCAGCAGCAGGAAGCGGAAGAGGGCGGCTTTCCGGTCGGCATGCTGATCTGGATCGCCATTATCTTCCTGTTCTTCATCCTTCCCGCCATACGCGGGGTGCGCGGCGGCCGCGCCTATCGTGGCGGGGCGCCGGTGATCCTGTTCCCCGGCGGCGGGTTCGGCGGTGGCCGCAGCGGCGGTTTTGGCGGTGGCGGCTTCGGTGGGGGCGGATTTTCAGGCGGCGGCGGCAGCTTCGGCGGCGGCGGCGCAAGCGGGAGTTGGTGA